One part of the Sciurus carolinensis chromosome 4, mSciCar1.2, whole genome shotgun sequence genome encodes these proteins:
- the Naga gene encoding alpha-N-acetylgalactosaminidase — protein MLLKTVLLLVLVAQVLVLENGLLRTPPMGWLAWERFRCNIDCDEDPKNCISERLFMEMADLMAQDGWRDLGYVYLNIDDCWIGERDDTGRLVPDSKRFPHGIAFLADYAHSLGLKLGIYEDMGNLTCMGYPGTTLDKVALDAQTFAEWKVDMLKLDGCFSTREERQEGYPKMAAALNATGRPIAFSCSWPAYEGGLPPEVNYTLLASICNLWRNYDDIQDSWRSVLSILDWFVKHQDILQPVAGPGHWNDPDMLLIGNFGLSFEQARAQMALWTVLAAPLFMSTDLRTISPQNVNILQNPLMIKINQDPLGIQGRMILKEKSFIEVFKRPLSGDTSVLVFFSRRTDMPFRYHSSLAKLNYSSSRIYEAQDVFSGDIISGLRDDTSFTVIINPSGVVMWYLYPIQKMQITAQKSQVPLMKIRKF, from the exons ATGCTGCTGAAGACAG TGCTTTTGCTGGTCCTGGTGGCCCAAGTGCTGGTGTTAGAGAATGGGCTCCTTCGAACGCCACCCATGGGCTGGCTGGCCTGGGAGCGCTTCCGCTGCAACATTGACTGTGATGAGGACCCGAAGAACTGCATCAG TGAGCGGCTCTTCATGGAGATGGCTGACCTGATGGCGCAGGATGGCTGGCGGGACCTGGGCTACGTCTACCTCAACATCGATGACTGCTGGATTGGTGAGCGAGATGACACCGGCCGCCTGGTGCCCGATTCCAAGCGCTTCCCCCATGGCATCGCTTTCTTGGCTGACTAC GCTCACTCCCTGGGCCTGAAGCTGGGCATCTACGAGGACATGGGCAACTTAACTTGCATGGGCTACCCTGGCACCACGCTCGACAAGGTGGCGCTGGATGCGCAAACCTTTGCTGAGTGGAAGGTGGACATGCTGAAGTTGGACGGCTGCTTCTCCACCCGCGAGGAACGGCAGGAGG GGTACCCCAAGATGGCTGCCGCCCTGAATGCCACAGGCCGTCCCATCGCCTTCTCCTGCAGCTGGCCAGCCTACGAAGGGGGCCTACCCCCTGAG GTGAACTACACTCTGCTGGCTAGCATCTGCAACCTCTGGCGCAACTACGATGACATCCAGGACTCCTGGAGGAGTGTGCTCTCCATCCTGGACTGGTTTGTGAAACACCAGGACATCCTGCAGCCAGTGGCCGGCCCTGGGCACTGGAATGACCCAGACATG CTGCTCATTGGGAACTTTGGCCTCAGCTTTGAGCAAGCCCGGGCCCAGATGGCCCTGTGGACAGTGCTGGCAGCTCCCCTCTTCATGTCCACAGACCTGCGTACCATTTCCCCCCAGAATGTGAACATTCTGCAGAATCCACTCATGATTAAGATCAACCAGGATCCCTTAGGCATCCAGGGACGCATGATTCTCAAG GAAAAATCCTTCATTGAGGTGTTCAAGCGGCCCCTGTCGGGGGACACCAGTGTCCTGGTCTTCTTCAGCCGCAGGACAGACATGCCTTTCCGCTACCACTCCTCCCTGGCAAAGCTTAACTACTCCAGCTCCAGAATCTATGAG GCCCAGGATGTCTTCTCGGGTGATATTATCAGTGGCCTCCGGGATGATACCAGCTTCACGGTGATCATCAACCCCTCAGGGGTGGTGATGTGGTACCTGTATCCCATCCAGAAGATGCAGATAACTGCGCAGAAGTCCCAGGTCCCATTGATGAAGATCCGGAAATTCTGA
- the Pheta2 gene encoding sesquipedalian-2 isoform X4 produces MVPQSPPSGTSVSRGRGSRGHPADPGAGLPGNQVAELCGQRRGDCPPPVSSFVFVGAMKLNKRSVAHYALSDSPADHTGFLRIWGGPGTPTTPSGTGRRCWFVLKGNLLFSFESPEGRAPLSLVVLEGCTVELAEAPIPEEFAFAIRFDAPGVRPHLLAADGQAAQEAWVKALSRASFGYMRLVVRELEGQLQEARQSLASHRCATRKAIASRWISGPGFC; encoded by the exons ATGGTTCCGCAGTCCCCACCCTCGGGGACCTCAGTTTCCCGCGGGAGAGGATCCCGAGGCCACCCGGCGGATCCCGGAGCCGG GCTCCCGGGGAACCAGGTGGCTGAGCTGTGTGGCCAGAGGAGAGGCGACTGCCCTCCCCCTGTGAGTTCTTTTG TTTTTGTGGGAGCCATGAAGCTTAACAAGAGGAGTGTGGCCCACTACGCACTGAGCGATTCTCCGGCAGACCACACAGGCTTCTTGCGCATTTGGGGGGGTCCAGGGACCCCAACCACTCCCAGTGGCACCGGCCGAAGATGTTGGTTTGTCCTCAAGGGCAATCTGCTGTTCTCCTTTGAGAGTCCTGAGGGCCGGGCCCCGCTGAGCCTGGTTGTGCTGGAGGGCTGCACCGTGGAACTGGCCGAGGCTCCCATACCGGAGGAGTTTGCCTTCGCCATCCGCTTTGACGCACCAGGAGTGCGCCCACACCTGCTGGCGGCAGATGGGCAGGCAGCACAGGAGGCCTGGGTGAAGGCGCTGTCCCGGGCCAGCTTTGGCTACATGCGCTTGGTGGTCCGTGAGCTGGAAGGTCAGTTGCAGGAAGCCCGCCAGAGCCTGGCCTCACATCGCTGTGCGACCCGGAAGGCCATTGCCAGCCGCT GGATTTCTGGGCCAGGCTTTTGTTGA
- the Pheta2 gene encoding sesquipedalian-2 isoform X3 translates to MVPQSPPSGTSVSRGRGSRGHPADPGAGLPGNQVAELCGQRRGDCPPPVSSFVFVGAMKLNKRSVAHYALSDSPADHTGFLRIWGGPGTPTTPSGTGRRCWFVLKGNLLFSFESPEGRAPLSLVVLEGCTVELAEAPIPEEFAFAIRFDAPGVRPHLLAADGQAAQEAWVKALSRASFGYMRLVVRELEGQLQEARQSLASHRCATRKAIASRFFRNEESGPGVAKPISDGSS, encoded by the exons ATGGTTCCGCAGTCCCCACCCTCGGGGACCTCAGTTTCCCGCGGGAGAGGATCCCGAGGCCACCCGGCGGATCCCGGAGCCGG GCTCCCGGGGAACCAGGTGGCTGAGCTGTGTGGCCAGAGGAGAGGCGACTGCCCTCCCCCTGTGAGTTCTTTTG TTTTTGTGGGAGCCATGAAGCTTAACAAGAGGAGTGTGGCCCACTACGCACTGAGCGATTCTCCGGCAGACCACACAGGCTTCTTGCGCATTTGGGGGGGTCCAGGGACCCCAACCACTCCCAGTGGCACCGGCCGAAGATGTTGGTTTGTCCTCAAGGGCAATCTGCTGTTCTCCTTTGAGAGTCCTGAGGGCCGGGCCCCGCTGAGCCTGGTTGTGCTGGAGGGCTGCACCGTGGAACTGGCCGAGGCTCCCATACCGGAGGAGTTTGCCTTCGCCATCCGCTTTGACGCACCAGGAGTGCGCCCACACCTGCTGGCGGCAGATGGGCAGGCAGCACAGGAGGCCTGGGTGAAGGCGCTGTCCCGGGCCAGCTTTGGCTACATGCGCTTGGTGGTCCGTGAGCTGGAAGGTCAGTTGCAGGAAGCCCGCCAGAGCCTGGCCTCACATCGCTGTGCGACCCGGAAGGCCATTGCCAGCCGCT tttttagaaatgaagaatcgGGACCTGGAGTTGCGAAGCCCATATCTGATGGCAGCAGCTGA
- the Pheta2 gene encoding sesquipedalian-2 isoform X1, whose amino-acid sequence MVPQSPPSGTSVSRGRGSRGHPADPGAGLPGNQVAELCGQRRGDCPPPVSSFVFVGAMKLNKRSVAHYALSDSPADHTGFLRIWGGPGTPTTPSGTGRRCWFVLKGNLLFSFESPEGRAPLSLVVLEGCTVELAEAPIPEEFAFAIRFDAPGVRPHLLAADGQAAQEAWVKALSRASFGYMRLVVRELEGQLQEARQSLASHRCATRKAIASRCKPQAPNHLFPSPENGHFLPSNCSSMGSTEEGGSRPAGRDLAEWEWQGPASFLLSKGQSPVSPETSCFSTLHDWYGQEIVELRRGWQQRALGGQLECEP is encoded by the exons ATGGTTCCGCAGTCCCCACCCTCGGGGACCTCAGTTTCCCGCGGGAGAGGATCCCGAGGCCACCCGGCGGATCCCGGAGCCGG GCTCCCGGGGAACCAGGTGGCTGAGCTGTGTGGCCAGAGGAGAGGCGACTGCCCTCCCCCTGTGAGTTCTTTTG TTTTTGTGGGAGCCATGAAGCTTAACAAGAGGAGTGTGGCCCACTACGCACTGAGCGATTCTCCGGCAGACCACACAGGCTTCTTGCGCATTTGGGGGGGTCCAGGGACCCCAACCACTCCCAGTGGCACCGGCCGAAGATGTTGGTTTGTCCTCAAGGGCAATCTGCTGTTCTCCTTTGAGAGTCCTGAGGGCCGGGCCCCGCTGAGCCTGGTTGTGCTGGAGGGCTGCACCGTGGAACTGGCCGAGGCTCCCATACCGGAGGAGTTTGCCTTCGCCATCCGCTTTGACGCACCAGGAGTGCGCCCACACCTGCTGGCGGCAGATGGGCAGGCAGCACAGGAGGCCTGGGTGAAGGCGCTGTCCCGGGCCAGCTTTGGCTACATGCGCTTGGTGGTCCGTGAGCTGGAAGGTCAGTTGCAGGAAGCCCGCCAGAGCCTGGCCTCACATCGCTGTGCGACCCGGAAGGCCATTGCCAGCCGCTGTAAGCCACAGGCTCCCAACCACTTGTTTCCAAGTCCAGAGAACGGCCACTTTCTCCCCAGCAACTGTAGCTCCATGGGTTCCACTGAAGAAGGGGGTAGCAGGCCAGCAGGGCGGGATTTGGCTGAGTGGGAGTGGCAGGGCCCTGCCAGCTTCCTCCTAAGCAAGGGGCAGAGCCCTGTGTCCCCTGAAACCTCCTGCTTCTCTACCCTCCATGACTGGTATGGTCAGGAGATTGTGGAGCTGAGGCGTGGGTGGCAGCAGAGGGCCCTGGGGGGCCAACTCGAATGCGAACCATAG
- the Pheta2 gene encoding sesquipedalian-2 isoform X2, with translation MKLNKRSVAHYALSDSPADHTGFLRIWGGPGTPTTPSGTGRRCWFVLKGNLLFSFESPEGRAPLSLVVLEGCTVELAEAPIPEEFAFAIRFDAPGVRPHLLAADGQAAQEAWVKALSRASFGYMRLVVRELEGQLQEARQSLASHRCATRKAIASRCKPQAPNHLFPSPENGHFLPSNCSSMGSTEEGGSRPAGRDLAEWEWQGPASFLLSKGQSPVSPETSCFSTLHDWYGQEIVELRRGWQQRALGGQLECEP, from the coding sequence ATGAAGCTTAACAAGAGGAGTGTGGCCCACTACGCACTGAGCGATTCTCCGGCAGACCACACAGGCTTCTTGCGCATTTGGGGGGGTCCAGGGACCCCAACCACTCCCAGTGGCACCGGCCGAAGATGTTGGTTTGTCCTCAAGGGCAATCTGCTGTTCTCCTTTGAGAGTCCTGAGGGCCGGGCCCCGCTGAGCCTGGTTGTGCTGGAGGGCTGCACCGTGGAACTGGCCGAGGCTCCCATACCGGAGGAGTTTGCCTTCGCCATCCGCTTTGACGCACCAGGAGTGCGCCCACACCTGCTGGCGGCAGATGGGCAGGCAGCACAGGAGGCCTGGGTGAAGGCGCTGTCCCGGGCCAGCTTTGGCTACATGCGCTTGGTGGTCCGTGAGCTGGAAGGTCAGTTGCAGGAAGCCCGCCAGAGCCTGGCCTCACATCGCTGTGCGACCCGGAAGGCCATTGCCAGCCGCTGTAAGCCACAGGCTCCCAACCACTTGTTTCCAAGTCCAGAGAACGGCCACTTTCTCCCCAGCAACTGTAGCTCCATGGGTTCCACTGAAGAAGGGGGTAGCAGGCCAGCAGGGCGGGATTTGGCTGAGTGGGAGTGGCAGGGCCCTGCCAGCTTCCTCCTAAGCAAGGGGCAGAGCCCTGTGTCCCCTGAAACCTCCTGCTTCTCTACCCTCCATGACTGGTATGGTCAGGAGATTGTGGAGCTGAGGCGTGGGTGGCAGCAGAGGGCCCTGGGGGGCCAACTCGAATGCGAACCATAG